The proteins below are encoded in one region of Sulfolobus sp. A20:
- a CDS encoding 2,5-diamino-6-(ribosylamino)-4(3H)-pyrimidinone 5'-phosphate reductase, with the protein MRMRPYIIIFSTVSIDGRLATKTGYSELSCPYDKQRQHELRTEVDGIMVGANTVRVDNPSLTIKYAKRKDKDPLRVIVSKSLNLDPSYKIFSVPPPTIVYTMNLNSHIGENLKKKGVIIRTFSEFKEIFEDLYTNFNVKKLMVEGGGNLIWSIIKNDLYDEIRLTVSPRIFGNGVSFAQGEGYIGNDSPKLRLVDFKLCECGNEVHLIYKKQS; encoded by the coding sequence ATCCGTATGAGACCTTACATAATAATATTTTCAACAGTTTCGATTGACGGTAGGCTTGCTACCAAGACCGGTTATAGTGAGTTAAGCTGTCCTTATGATAAGCAAAGACAACATGAATTAAGGACTGAGGTAGACGGCATAATGGTCGGGGCTAATACGGTGAGAGTAGACAACCCATCTTTAACTATAAAATATGCTAAGAGGAAGGATAAAGATCCTCTAAGGGTTATAGTTAGTAAGAGCTTAAACTTAGATCCTTCGTACAAGATTTTTTCAGTCCCACCTCCTACAATAGTATATACCATGAACCTCAATTCCCACATAGGTGAAAATTTGAAGAAAAAAGGGGTTATTATAAGGACGTTTAGCGAGTTTAAGGAGATATTTGAAGATTTATACACCAATTTCAATGTCAAGAAATTAATGGTAGAAGGTGGAGGAAATTTGATTTGGAGCATTATTAAAAATGATTTATATGACGAAATTAGGTTGACAGTATCTCCAAGAATATTTGGAAATGGGGTAAGTTTCGCACAAGGTGAAGGATATATAGGGAATGACTCACCAAAATTACGCTTGGTTGATTTTAAGCTATGTGAGTGTGGTAATGAAGTGCATTTAATATATAAAAAGCAAAGTTGA